From Ruminococcus sp. HUN007, a single genomic window includes:
- a CDS encoding IMP cyclohydrolase — protein MKMLDIYEELKKNSYPGRGIVIGRSADGKKAATAYFIMGRSVNSRNRVFTATDDGIVTEAADPSKLSDPHLIIYAPVRKLGNITIVTNGDQTDTIYDNMAKGQTFEQSLREREYEDDAPNYTPRISGIMEIENGKYNYSMSILKSADGDPSCVERFTYNYAAPIAGTGHFIHTYMGDGNPLPSFEGEPEKISVPDDINEFADKLWNSLNADNKVSLFVRYIDIATGAEETKIINKFEKI, from the coding sequence ATGAAAATGCTCGACATTTATGAAGAACTTAAAAAGAATTCATATCCTGGCAGAGGTATAGTTATCGGCAGATCAGCTGACGGAAAGAAAGCTGCGACTGCTTATTTCATCATGGGAAGAAGCGTAAACTCACGTAACCGTGTATTTACAGCTACTGATGACGGTATCGTAACAGAAGCTGCTGATCCTTCAAAGCTCTCTGATCCGCACCTTATCATTTATGCACCGGTAAGGAAGCTCGGTAACATCACAATAGTTACAAACGGTGATCAGACGGATACTATCTACGATAACATGGCTAAGGGCCAGACTTTCGAACAGTCTCTCAGAGAAAGAGAATACGAAGACGATGCTCCGAACTACACACCAAGAATTTCTGGTATCATGGAGATCGAAAACGGTAAGTACAATTATTCAATGTCTATTCTCAAGTCTGCAGACGGCGATCCATCATGCGTAGAAAGATTCACATACAACTATGCTGCACCTATCGCAGGTACAGGTCACTTCATCCACACATATATGGGTGACGGAAATCCGCTTCCAAGCTTTGAAGGCGAACCTGAAAAGATCTCTGTTCCGGATGACATAAATGAATTTGCAGATAAGCTTTGGAATTCTCTTAATGCTGACAACAAGGTTTCTCTTTTCGTTCGTTACATTGACATTGCAACAGGCGCTGAAGAAACTAAGATCATAAACAAATTTGAAAAGATCTGA
- a CDS encoding amidophosphoribosyltransferase: MGGFFGAASEHSCITDVFFGTDYHSHLGTRRGGMTAYSAAKGFQRAIHSIENSPFRTKFEKDIEDMEGNMCIGCISDTDPQPILVRSKLGVYAVCTIGIINNARELEEELLDSGCASFETMSSGSINSSDLVGALIAQKPTFTEGIRYVQQKINGTVSLMILTKDGIIAARDKEGRLPILVGKRDDGYCLSFESFSYQKLGYETCYELGPGEIINLTSKGYDILSERTNDLKICSFLWTYYGYPTAVYEGVNVEVMRTRNGEIMAEQDMANGKLPDVDYICGIPDSGVPHAIGYANRSGIPFARPFIKYTPTWPRSFMPQNQTIRNQVAKMKLIPVHELISGKKLLFVDDSIVRGTQLRETVEFLYANGAKEVHMRSACPPIMYGCKYLNFSRSNSELDLIARKIIDEFEGEEGVKYIAEYSDTNTERGQRLRNEICKRLKLTSLEFQSLEGTVKAIGLPACNLCSYCWDGKE, from the coding sequence ATGGGCGGATTTTTTGGAGCTGCTTCAGAACACAGCTGTATAACAGATGTGTTCTTCGGAACTGACTATCATTCACATCTCGGTACGAGAAGAGGCGGTATGACCGCTTACTCTGCAGCAAAGGGTTTTCAGAGAGCTATCCACAGCATCGAGAATTCTCCTTTCAGAACAAAGTTTGAAAAAGACATTGAGGACATGGAAGGCAACATGTGTATCGGCTGCATCAGCGACACAGATCCTCAGCCAATCCTTGTTCGTTCAAAGCTTGGTGTATATGCTGTCTGTACAATCGGTATCATAAACAATGCACGCGAACTTGAAGAGGAACTTCTCGATTCAGGCTGCGCAAGTTTTGAAACAATGAGCAGCGGAAGCATCAACTCAAGCGACCTTGTAGGTGCTCTCATCGCTCAGAAGCCAACATTTACTGAAGGTATCAGATACGTTCAGCAGAAAATAAACGGTACAGTATCACTCATGATACTCACAAAGGACGGTATCATTGCTGCCAGAGACAAAGAGGGAAGACTCCCGATCCTCGTAGGTAAGCGTGATGACGGATACTGCCTTTCATTCGAATCATTCTCATACCAGAAGCTTGGTTATGAGACATGCTACGAACTCGGACCTGGAGAAATAATCAATCTTACTTCAAAGGGTTACGACATTCTTTCAGAAAGAACAAACGATCTTAAGATCTGTTCATTCCTCTGGACCTACTACGGCTATCCTACAGCTGTTTATGAAGGCGTAAACGTAGAAGTTATGCGTACAAGGAACGGTGAGATAATGGCCGAGCAGGATATGGCAAACGGCAAGCTTCCTGATGTTGACTATATCTGCGGTATCCCGGATTCAGGTGTTCCGCATGCTATCGGTTATGCTAACCGAAGCGGCATCCCGTTTGCAAGACCATTTATCAAGTACACTCCTACATGGCCGAGAAGCTTCATGCCTCAGAACCAGACAATCAGAAATCAGGTTGCCAAGATGAAGCTCATTCCGGTACACGAACTTATCAGCGGCAAGAAGCTTCTTTTCGTTGATGACAGTATCGTAAGAGGTACACAGCTTCGCGAAACAGTTGAATTCCTTTACGCAAACGGTGCGAAGGAAGTTCACATGAGATCAGCATGCCCGCCTATCATGTACGGATGCAAATATCTCAACTTCTCAAGAAGCAATTCAGAACTTGATCTTATCGCAAGAAAAATAATTGATGAGTTCGAAGGCGAAGAAGGCGTTAAGTACATTGCTGAATACAGCGATACAAACACTGAACGCGGCCAGAGACTCAGAAACGAGATCTGTAAGAGACTTAAGCTTACATCTCTTGAGTTCCAGTCACTTGAAGGAACTGTAAAGGCAATCGGTCTTCCGGCATGCAACCTCTGCAGCTACTGCTGGGACGGCAAGGAATGA
- the purC gene encoding phosphoribosylaminoimidazolesuccinocarboxamide synthase — MENLQKTEQLYEGKAKKVFATSDPDYVIVSYKDDATAFNGEKKGTIAGKGVINNRMTNYMFGLLEKAGVPTHLVKEINDRETIVKKVEIVPLEVIVRNVAAGSFSKKLGIEEGTPLKQPTLEFSYKNDDLGDPFINDYYALGLGLATKEEIETITKYAFMVNDFMKDFFKKMNIDLIDFKIEFGRFHDQIILADEISPDTCRFWDSTTHEKLDKDRFRRDMGGVEEAYQEIMKRLMGE, encoded by the coding sequence ATGGAAAATTTACAGAAAACTGAACAGCTTTACGAAGGAAAGGCTAAGAAGGTATTCGCAACATCTGATCCTGACTATGTAATCGTATCATACAAGGATGATGCTACAGCATTCAACGGCGAAAAGAAGGGTACAATTGCCGGCAAGGGCGTTATCAACAACAGAATGACAAACTACATGTTCGGACTTCTTGAAAAAGCCGGCGTTCCTACACACCTTGTCAAGGAGATCAACGACCGTGAAACCATCGTTAAGAAGGTTGAGATCGTTCCTCTCGAAGTAATCGTAAGAAACGTAGCAGCAGGAAGCTTCTCAAAGAAGCTCGGCATTGAAGAAGGCACACCTCTCAAGCAGCCTACACTCGAATTCAGCTACAAGAACGATGACCTCGGCGATCCTTTCATCAATGACTACTATGCACTTGGTCTCGGCCTTGCTACTAAGGAAGAAATCGAAACAATCACAAAGTACGCTTTCATGGTAAATGACTTCATGAAGGATTTCTTCAAGAAGATGAACATCGACCTCATCGACTTCAAGATCGAATTCGGCCGTTTCCACGATCAGATCATTCTCGCTGACGAGATCTCACCTGATACATGCCGTTTCTGGGACAGCACAACACATGAAAAGCTCGACAAGGACCGTTTCCGCAGAGATATGGGCGGCGTTGAAGAAGCTTACCAGGAAATCATGAAGAGACTTATGGGTGAATAA
- the purN gene encoding phosphoribosylglycinamide formyltransferase: protein MKNIVVLVSGGGTNLQALIDSEARGEIKNGKITCVISSNPEAYALERASKAGINTVVIPRKEYKDSVAYSKAILEELDNQKADLIVLAGFMTILDRCVTEKYPYRIINVHPALIPSFCGEGFYGLKVHEKALEYGVKVSGATIHFVNEEADAGAIILQGTVNIENDDTPEVLQKRIMENVEWKLLPKAVSLFCEDRISIRNGKAYVD, encoded by the coding sequence ATGAAAAATATCGTTGTTCTCGTATCAGGCGGCGGCACTAATCTTCAGGCACTTATCGATTCTGAAGCACGCGGCGAGATAAAAAACGGGAAGATCACCTGTGTTATCTCATCTAATCCTGAAGCCTACGCTCTTGAAAGAGCATCAAAGGCAGGAATAAACACTGTAGTTATTCCAAGAAAGGAATACAAAGACAGTGTCGCTTACAGTAAGGCAATACTTGAAGAACTTGATAACCAGAAGGCAGACCTCATAGTTCTTGCAGGATTTATGACTATACTTGACAGGTGCGTTACTGAAAAGTATCCTTACAGGATCATAAACGTTCATCCTGCTCTGATCCCGTCATTCTGCGGTGAAGGTTTCTACGGACTCAAGGTTCATGAAAAAGCTCTCGAATACGGTGTCAAGGTCTCAGGCGCTACCATTCACTTTGTAAACGAAGAAGCTGATGCAGGTGCGATCATACTTCAGGGTACGGTAAACATTGAAAATGATGACACACCTGAAGTTCTTCAGAAAAGAATAATGGAAAACGTTGAATGGAAGCTGCTTCCTAAGGCTGTTTCACTTTTCTGTGAAGACCGTATCTCGATCCGCAACGGAAAAGCTTACGTTGACTGA
- the purM gene encoding phosphoribosylformylglycinamidine cyclo-ligase, producing MKSFSESYKEAGVDVTAGYKAVELMKAHVAKTMTSGVLSGIGGFGGLYEIDLTGISKPVLVSGTDGVGTKLKIAFLMDKHDTVGIDCVAMCVNDVICCGAKPLFFLDYIAVGKNYPEKVANIVSGVAEGCVQSGAALIGGETAEMPGFYPEDEYDLAGFTVGVVDKDKIIRNETQKAGDVMIALPSSGVHSNGFSLVRKVFTVSEQNLARHYGDLGKTLGEVLLTPTKIYVKPVLELLKAVNVKSISHITGGGFYENIPRSLPAGITASIERSAVKVLPIFDLIAKTGNIPERDMFNTFNMGVGMIVVVDKNDADKAIAALKAAGEDAYILGELVNGEEGVIIK from the coding sequence ATGAAAAGTTTTTCAGAAAGCTATAAAGAAGCCGGCGTTGACGTAACAGCTGGTTATAAGGCTGTAGAGCTCATGAAGGCTCATGTTGCAAAGACAATGACAAGCGGAGTTCTCTCAGGCATCGGCGGATTCGGCGGCCTTTATGAAATTGATCTTACTGGTATCAGCAAGCCGGTACTCGTTTCAGGTACAGACGGCGTTGGTACAAAACTCAAGATCGCTTTCCTTATGGACAAGCACGACACAGTTGGTATCGACTGCGTTGCTATGTGTGTAAACGACGTTATCTGCTGCGGTGCAAAGCCACTCTTTTTCCTTGACTACATTGCAGTAGGCAAGAACTATCCTGAAAAGGTGGCAAACATCGTTTCAGGTGTTGCTGAAGGATGTGTACAGTCAGGTGCTGCTCTTATCGGCGGCGAAACTGCAGAAATGCCTGGTTTCTATCCTGAAGATGAATATGACCTCGCTGGTTTCACAGTTGGTGTTGTTGACAAGGACAAGATCATCAGAAATGAAACACAGAAGGCAGGGGACGTTATGATTGCTCTTCCTTCAAGCGGTGTTCACTCAAATGGATTCTCACTTGTAAGAAAGGTGTTTACAGTAAGCGAACAGAACCTCGCACGTCACTACGGTGATCTTGGCAAGACTCTCGGTGAAGTTCTTCTTACACCTACAAAGATATATGTAAAACCTGTTCTTGAACTTCTTAAGGCTGTAAATGTAAAGTCTATCTCACATATTACAGGCGGCGGTTTCTACGAAAACATTCCGCGTTCACTTCCTGCAGGCATCACAGCTTCTATCGAAAGATCAGCTGTTAAGGTACTTCCTATCTTCGATCTTATCGCTAAGACAGGCAATATTCCTGAAAGAGACATGTTCAATACATTCAACATGGGTGTCGGCATGATCGTTGTTGTAGACAAGAACGATGCAGACAAGGCTATTGCTGCTCTTAAGGCTGCCGGTGAAGACGCTTACATTCTCGGTGAACTCGTAAACGGCGAAGAAGGCGTAATTATTAAGTAA